The genome window CGTGGCTGGTCAGGTAGATGAAAATCAGGTCTTCCGGGCCACTGCGCTCGGCCAGGGTGGCGGCGGCGCGGCGCAGGCTTTCGCGGCTGGCCATGGGCCGGTCGCCGAGGTGATCGCGGTGGTTCACCAGGCGGATCTGCCCGAACGCGCCGAAACGGCTGGTGAGCATGTTGGCGACATAGTCGGATTCGCGCAGGAACACGCTTTGCTTGCCGTCGCCGCCCAGGGTCAGGCTGTACAGCTCCACCGCCGGGGTCGAGGCCGGGATGTTGGCCAGGGCCTCCTCCAGCAGGCGGCCCTGGGCCAGCAGGCCAAGTTCGAGCACATCCGGCAACAGCCTGCCGTCCGCGTCGCGCACCCGTTGGCCGTTGGCCCAGGTGCCGCTTTGCACGGTGCCATCGGTGAGCACCAGGGTGCCGTGTCCGTGGTAGCTGTCGCTTTCGAACTGGCCGATGTAGAAGCTGCCGTCGGGCAGGTTCAGGCGGCCCTGGCCGGTAAAGCGCCAATCGTTGAATTGACCGAGGTAGTGGCTGCCGTCGGCGCCGATCAGTTCGCCCTTGCCGGTCAGCGCGCCGTCCTTGAACCGGCCGATCCAGACATCGCCGTCGGCATTTTCGTAGCGACCGCGACCGTTGAGCTGGTTGTTCCTGAAACCGCCGATGTAGACATCGCCATCGGCGCTGTTGAAGGTGCCCTTGCCCTGCAGTTGCCCGTCGACAAAATGGCCGGTGAACTGGTTGCCGCTGGCGTCGAAGCGCTGGCCTTCACCGTTGGGCTTGCCGTTGACGAAGGGGCCTTGGTACTGGCTGCCGTCGTCGAGTTCCAGGCGCCCGAGACCGGAATAGCGGTCGGCCTTGAACTCGCCCCGGTAGGTCATGCCGTTTTCCTTGAGCGTCCCTTCACCGTCCCGTCGCCCCAGCTTGAAGCCGCCGGTGTAGCTGCTGGAGGGTGTGGTCAGGCTGCCCTGGCCGTGGAACAGGCCCTGGTGGAACTGGCCGCGATAGACCTCGCCATTGCTGCCGTGCCATTCCCCGGTGCCGTGCCACTGGCCCTTGTCGAACTGCCCGGCATACCAGCTGCCGTTGGGGTAGTCGATGCGCCCCTGGCCTTGCAGCAGCCCGTCCACCAGGTCGCCGCGATAGCGGCCGCCGTCGGGCAGGCGCGCGTCGGGCGGCAGCGGCGATTCGCCGCCGCCACAGGCGGTGAGCAACAGGGTCAGGGTCAGTGGGACGAATAAGCGCATAACCGGATCCAGATCATCAAGCCACGAGTATGCCGCAGCTAGCCCCCCTGGACATAGGGAAGCGATGCGAAACTGCACGAGCGGTTTCGCGACCGCGCAGGTTTACACGAAGCAGAGCGACAGCGGCTCGGCGATGTAGGCCGGTTTTTCCGAACCTTCGATTTCCAGCGTGGCGGTGGCCTTGAGCAGCCATTGGCCGGGTTTTTTCTCGGTGGCGTCCACCAGGTCGACCTTGAGCCGGACCTTGGAATCGACCTTCACCGGTTGGATGAAACGCACGCTGTCCAGGCCGTAGTTGACGACCATCTTCACGCCTTCGGGCAGGATCAGGATGTCTTCCATCAGCTTGGGCATCAGCGACAGCGACAGGAAACCGTGGGCGATGGTGCTGCCGAACGGGGTCTGCGCGGCCTTGACCGGGTCGACGTGGATGAACTGAAAGTCGCCAGTGGCTTCGGCGAACAGGTTGATGCGCGCCTGATCGATCGTGAGCCATTCGGAACGTCCAAGTTCCTTGCCGACATAATCTTTGAGCGCTGCAACGGGGACGTAGGGCATTGAGACTCTCCTTGGGTTCATCGGTTTTACTTTTTCTGGAGCGGGGATTGGCGTCCCCGAAAAACCACTGTAGATCAACATGGCGTGCAAGTAAGGTCACTGAACATGCTTTTTACGAATGCCGACCCATAGCGCGGGCATGCTTATAATGCCGGCGCATTCTTTGCAATTCCGTTCATTTAACGTGTGCGTTTGATTCCGTGGCGAGGGAGCTTGCTCCCGCTTGAGTGCGAAGCGCTCATGAAATGGGGCCGCTGCGCAGCCCAGCGGGAGCAAGCTCCCTCGCCACACAATCACGCCGCTCGCTTGAGTGAACCGAATTGGCGCGTTCACGGGGCTGTTGCAGGGGGAGAGAGCGGATGTTGCTACGGGGCCTGACCTGGCTGGTGTTTTTTCAATTGCTGGGCACTGCGATCAATCATT of Pseudomonas fluorescens contains these proteins:
- a CDS encoding C13 family peptidase gives rise to the protein MRLFVPLTLTLLLTACGGGESPLPPDARLPDGGRYRGDLVDGLLQGQGRIDYPNGSWYAGQFDKGQWHGTGEWHGSNGEVYRGQFHQGLFHGQGSLTTPSSSYTGGFKLGRRDGEGTLKENGMTYRGEFKADRYSGLGRLELDDGSQYQGPFVNGKPNGEGQRFDASGNQFTGHFVDGQLQGKGTFNSADGDVYIGGFRNNQLNGRGRYENADGDVWIGRFKDGALTGKGELIGADGSHYLGQFNDWRFTGQGRLNLPDGSFYIGQFESDSYHGHGTLVLTDGTVQSGTWANGQRVRDADGRLLPDVLELGLLAQGRLLEEALANIPASTPAVELYSLTLGGDGKQSVFLRESDYVANMLTSRFGAFGQIRLVNHRDHLGDRPMASRESLRRAAATLAERSGPEDLIFIYLTSHGTSEHELVLDQPRMELADLPADELAVVLAPLKNRDKIVVISACYSGGFIPALKDERTLIMTASRADRVSFGCSEEANFTYFGDALFAQALNQTDDLEQAFKRAKATVAEREQADNFEASEPQMWAPRTVLSHWQLLRKQQARKALQSTALNDEATKSN
- a CDS encoding MaoC family dehydratase, translated to MPYVPVAALKDYVGKELGRSEWLTIDQARINLFAEATGDFQFIHVDPVKAAQTPFGSTIAHGFLSLSLMPKLMEDILILPEGVKMVVNYGLDSVRFIQPVKVDSKVRLKVDLVDATEKKPGQWLLKATATLEIEGSEKPAYIAEPLSLCFV